CAAATAAAAGGCTTTGAATTTCAGATTCAGAGCCTTTTATAAATACATATTATTTACTTTTACTTGTCATACCCATATCCCGCAGCCATTTCGAGACAGACTCTCCTGAGTTATTAACATTATTACGGGAAATGGCAAGCCCTTTCTGCATCTTTGCCCCCTTTTCCAATGAGGCAATGGTCTTTTCCGCTTGTGAGAAACGGCTTCCTCCATGTGTACAGAATGGTATGAGGGTTTTACCTGTAAAGTCATATTCATCGAAGAACGAATAGAGTACCATTGGCATATCATACCACCAGTTCGGAAAGCCTACAAATACAACATCATAGTCGGCAAGATTCTTAATGTGTGTTGCCAATTGCGGACGAGCTTTCGACTCAACTTCCTTTTTGGCAGCATCTATCAATTCTTTGTGTGCGCCCGGGTAAGCATGCACAGTCTTTATCTGAAAGAGGTCGCCGCCTGTCTCTTCACTGATAAGAGTAGCTACATATTCGGTATTACCATAAAGTTTACCGTTTGATACGAGACGGCTGGCACCGGATGAGGTATCCACTCCGTCTGTTTCGGGCGAAGTGAAATAAACAATCAATATCTTGCCTTTAGTCGGTATTATACTTTCACTGGCTGTTGTTTTTTCTACTTCAGGCATTTCTGTCAAATTACTAACAGCTATCGCTTTGGCATAAACTACAAAGATACAAGCCAACACTACTAAAATTACGAATGATAAATAAAATTTTCTCATTATCGGGATATTTTTATGGATTAAGGATATTTACAATTTCTCATTAAAGAACGCTATCAATTTCTTCACTGCCATGTCTACATATTCGGGAACATAGTAAGTCTGAATATGAGTAGCCCCGGGTATCAGAAATAATTCCTTATCCGTAGTTCCGGTTGCTTTTTGAAAGGCTTCATCGGTCATATAAAAAGTATCGGCTTTGCTGCCTGCCAACATGAGTAATGGCTGGTTTATCAAGTCAACGTTAGAAGTAGCATCCCATATCATCAGGTCAAGCAGGCTGCTGACCGTATATCTGAAAGTGGAATTTGGGTGAGCATGAGTTTTACCATAATAGATAAGCCCTTCACGGTATAAATCGAACGGCAGTTTGGCTATCTGTTCATCGGTCAGGTTGGATTCTCCTGTATATAAGATTTCGCCACCTGCCATTTCTTGTGCACGGGCTTCTGTTGCTTGTTTCAGTCTTTCCTGAATGGTAGATATCTGAGAGCCCATAAATCCTTCTCTCCTGACTTTTCCGGAATTAAACATACTTAGGGTAGCTACCGCCTTTAAACGTTTGTCAGACTGCGCAGTTTTTAAAGTATATCCGCCACCGCCACAGATTCCTAGAATACCGAGCCGCTCCGTATCAACGCCCGGATAATGGGTAATATAATCAACCATGCCGTGAATATCCTCAATACGGTAGGCAGGCTTATCCGTATTGCGCGGTTCTCCACCACTTGCTCCCTGATAGGAAGCATCCGCCACTAAGGTGATATACCCATTCTCTGCCAAACGCTGTGCATAAAGACCGGCAACCTGTTCCTTAACTCCCCCATTGGGATGCGCCACTACTATTGCCGCGTATGTCTTTGCAGGGTCATAATCAGCAGGCACATATACATTGGCTGCAATATCTATCCCATGCAACTGATAAGTGACAGGGTGGATATTTACCTGCCCTTTGATATTTTCCTTAAGTGCATTTTCATAAACCAGCCCGAAAGGATTGTTCTGTGCGGAGAGAGCCGCAATACCTTGAGTTAGTATCATCATAATAACTAATTTGAGAGTTAAATATTTCTTCATAATGGTTTCTTTTTAGTCTGAATATTATTTTTCGATAATGCAAAGTTGAGAAGATTTGCCGGACAAGACAATAGACGGATTACTGATATGCTAACACATTTCACTGTTTGTATAACCCTATCTATCAAGCAATAACACATATTACGGATTAACTAACCTTAATTACCGATTCGAGTATATACTATATTTATTTATCAGATAAAATCATTAGCTTTGTGACATAACAATAATACGGAAAGTATGGGAAATATAATAAAGTTAGAGACAATTCAAGAGTACAATATGTTGCTGGGAGCAGAAACGTTGCATCCCCTTGTCAGCATAACGGATCTTTCCAAACTAAAGTCAATCCGGCATTGCCGGAAAAACTTCGGTTTCTACTGTGTATTTTATAAGGAGCTTAAATGCGGGACATTACAATATGGACGTAATAAATACGATTATCAAGACGGGACATTGGTGTTTATCTCTCCCGGTCAAGTGGCAGGCGTGGACGACGGGGGCGAAACGCTCAATCCCAAAGGGCTCGCATTGATGTTTCATCCGGATTTGCTATATGGAACACCGCTTACCCGCAGAATGAAAGATTACACTTTCTTTTCTTATGAATCCAACGAAGCCCTGCATATGTCCGAACGTGAACGCCAAATTATCCTCAACTGTTTCAAAGAGATTCAAGAGGAACTGGAACACGCTATCGACAAACATACCAAACAAATCGTAGCTTCAAACATTGAAACTTTACTCAATCACTGTGTCCGTTTCTACGAACGTCAGTTTATTACCCGCGAGACGGTCAACCGGGATTTGCTCGGTAATTTCGAGCGCATACTAAATTCATATTATGCATCAGACAAACCCCAGACTATTGGATTACCGTCCGTCGGATATTGTGCTGAACAGATGCATCTTTCTCCCAATTATTTCGGAGACTTGATAAAAAAGGAAACTGGCAAGTCCGCTCAAGAGTATATCCAGTTGTCTGTCATGGAGAGAGTTAAAGAACTGTTAGCGGAAAAGGACAAGACTGTCAGTGAAATTGCCTACGAACTCGGTTTCAAGTATCCGCATCATTTGAGCAGAATATTCAAAAAGGTGGTAGGCACAACTCCTAATGAATATCGTCTGCAAGTCGGATAGAGGAAGAGAATTTTTCCTGTTAGTATATATCTTCACTTTGCTGAAAGAATGACCATTCTTAAAAAAGGAATATTTAAGCAATCAGGAAGGGGGATAATAGCATAACGGTTTAAGAAAAACAGAAAGAAGCCCGACATTTGTCGGGAGAAAGTTCTTTCTTGTTATCATTTGAGATATATAGTATCCAAATAGCAGTCATTTTCCATTTTTTATTCACCAATCAATATGAAATACTAAGATAAACCAATCTTTTTATTATTTCTATTCTTTCTAATAGTTATGCCAAACTAGAGAAAAAGCACCCTCAAAAAGACCGGTTTCAGCTTCCTCACCGATGACAAACAAGTTCCTCGGTGAGGAAGGTAGCGATGCACACCGAGGAACACCCCGCTCCTCACCGGGGAACGAATGATTTGCAAGCAAGAAAAGATGCATATTGTATGTAGTTTTATGCAAAATAGAGTTACATTTCCGCATATTATTGCACTAATTTATGCAGTTTATTCGCTGGTTCATTGTTTTTATAGTCGCTATTCTTTCACGCAATCTTAAAAATAGCACATTAAGACTATAAAATCCCTGCTTCTCAGCTTCTTTTATATACAATGAGTCTACTCTACGATAAAGCTCTCCGATTTGAAATTACTATAAAACCTACCGGAAGTTGCCGTAAATTTCAATACACAATAGTCGGGGTCGGTGACTCCTTCGGGATAATACATTGTATCACCTTCCTGCCATATCATCTCTTTACTGGCACTGTCTGTCAACACTTCCATTGTGCCGCGCAACATTACTCCCCGAAAGAAGCGGTTATCACAAAAGTAAATACAGGCATGATTGTTTTCCCGGTATTGCGCAACACGCATTGACGAAGTATTCGTTGTCAGATAAATCGTTTTTATCCCTTCCCTTTTCCGGGGTTGCAACATGGCTTTGATAGTAGGAAATCCTTCGCTGTCTATGGAACCGATAAAGGCTGTTTTTAACTTATCAATCATGTTCCCTACCGTTTTTTCTGCGTCTCTCATCATTTAATAATTTAATTGGTTATTATTTGATGCAAAAGTAAGGATATTGAGTAGAGCCGGTGCAATAAAAAGAAAGGGAGAAATAGTACTTTTTACGGTTTATACTTTTTCCGGTAGAGTAACGGCGTTTCTCCCGTATGCTGCCGGAAGCGGCGGATAAAATAAGAAACCGTCGAGAAATGAAGCTCAAACGCAATATCCGATATCGGAGCGTCTGTATAAGCAAGCAACCTTTTAGCCTCATCTATCACTTTATTCTGAATGTATCGCTTCGCACTAAGCCCCATTGCCGAAGTTATGATTTCATTCAGGTAATTGGGAGTGATGCAAAGTCTATCCGCATAAAACTGAACAGAATGTTGTTCCTTCAAATGAGTTCCTACCAAATGGATGAATCTGTCTATATGAGTATTATTGATTTCTTTATCTGTGGCGATTTCCTCGTTTGAAACCGCCTTCTGATACGCCCGCTCCAACAGCATCAGAACTTCATAAAGCAATGCCCTCAAAACATGCACGTCATTATCATTCTGTTTGTAAGAGTCAATCTCCGTTTTGATATTGTGCAAGACTTGAAGGACACGTGTATAAAGTTCGTCCGGTAGATGCAGTTTGGCTGATGTCTTTTCCGGTTTGAAAAACGCAAGATGCCGGACAAACATAGAATCCCTAAAGAGGAAAGACAAAAACTCATCCTCAAAAATCAAAGCATATCCGTTTGTTATGTGATGCGTATCCCAATTCCGAATCTCTCCCGCTTTTGAGAAAAACACATCTTGGGGGAAAGCTTCATAAGTACGGTTGTCGATGGAAAAGTTCCCCTCTCCTTCCGTTATAAAAGTAATATCATAATAAGTCAGCGTATGGACAGAACTTTCAGCCAGGAACTTCTTCACATATTTCAGTTCGACGACATCAATCAAAAGTTCACTGCCATACTTATTTTTGTGGAAAGTATATCGGGGAATCAAGTTCTTCATTTTCTTTCAATTATCCGTGCAAAGATAATTAATTATTTTTTTTATACTTGTTACTATTGAGGTAAGTTATTCTGCCAACATTATTCCATCTCCAATAAAAGTATTACCTTTGTTTGTAATTTAACGAGTATATATTATGCCAAACAATATTTTTTTAGAAACCAAATACACAATAGCTGTCCAAACAATAAAGACAGCTATATTACAGAGCCAATATCAAGCAATAAAGCTTTTAAACAAGGAACAATTGGCTTTGTATTATGGCATAGGACGTTATATTTCTCAAAATTCACGTAATGGATATTGGGGAACCGGTGCCATTGCTTTCATTAGCAACAAGCTTCAAAGGAACTGCCCGGCCTTAGAGGTTTTTCTGAAACAAACCTCAGATTAATGCGTATATTCTATGAAGAATGGGATATGCTTGATGGCAATTCATCAGTTACAACTGACAAAACACAAAATACTGAAAGTGAGCAAGAAGCAAATTTATCAGTTGTAACTGATGAATTAAAAGAGACAGCAGAAATTCGGAAGTTGCAACTGCCGAATTTTAAGTATTTTCCATAAAAGAGTTCTTTAAAACAGGTTTTACTCATCATACAGCAAAAGCTTTGCCTGATATAGAGGAACTTAAAAAGTTATTATAAAGAAAGCAGCCAAACTCTTTGCTCAATCAATGAATTTGACTGCTTTTATATCAGCGTTGTTTTATAGGTAAACAACGCTTTCTTATTTCTGACTTCCCGCCAAATATCCCAGGCTTGTCACATCAGCCCCCAAATAATGAGTAATATACTTCAGAGGTACTCTGTATAAAATGTCGGGTATTTCCGTCAATAGAGAAAGATACTTTTCCCTAATCGTCAGTTTGCGCATATTCACATTCATTTCTTCTTTAAAGTAAAACTGGTATTCCATAAGCTGACGTACCAGGTTGGAGAATGTTATGGACGTAGCGCACAGTTCCTCAATCTCATCCTCGCTGATGTAATAAGCCACACATCTCGTCAGTGTTTTTACGGAATGTTTTCTTGTGTTGTAACACAATATCGCATCCCCTGCCGACAGGAAGCGGATAGTCTTGTCCTCTCCCTGATGACTGGAAAATGTATGCAAGATACCGGAAACGATAATATACAAGCTCTGCTCGGGCATTGTAGCAGAAGCAATCGTCCCACCTTTATCCAAATGCACCATTTCCATACGAGCCAACAGCTCTTTCACTTCTTTTTCTTCCACCTGATACTCAAAACAGAGTTTCTTCAAATAAGCTTCCATACAAATTGATTTTAGTTAATATATGTCACTTAGAAAACACTTAATTCGATATAGCAGGCATCACAGTGCCTTTCGAGTACATTCTCTTTTGGTTATATCGCAAATACCAAATACAAATCAATAACGAGACCACCGTCGACAAGGGCGGAGCAAAGCCCATGAGGAACAGTGAGGAACTGTCTATCTGGCTGAACCAGTACGACAACGGAATACGGAACAGGAAGGTCGCTATCAGACTGTGAATCATCGGGAACAATGAATTTCCCTGTCCGCTGAAGTAAGAATTGATGCAGAACACAAAACTTACAATGATACAGTCGATACTATACCCCCGCAAATACTCCGCTGCCATTGCCACCACCGCCGCATCTTTGGAAAAGAATGCGGTAAGCGTCTCCGGCAGGAATTGGGAATACACACAAACCGATACACCGAAAACAAGGGCAATTCCAATGCCCGAAGCCAGGCATTTGTTCATCCGCTGTATCAGTCCCGCACCGTAATTCTGTGCCGTCATGGTTGCCACTGCCGATGATATCGCCATTGGCGGCAGCATCGCAAAGACGATGATTTTCTCTACAACACCCAAAGAAGCTGATGCGATGACTCCCATTTGGTTGACAATGACCGTTATAATCAAGAATGAAACATTGATTAACGCGTCCTGCAATGCAATGGGTGCTCCCAGCACCATAATCTTTTTGGATAAATTCTTGTTCAGCCGGATATCCTTCCGTGTAAACTCGAAATGGAATCCATGACCGTGCAAGAACCAAAGCGAGATGACAAAGCTGACTCCCTGTGCTGTTATGGTAGCTACAGCAGCTCCCGTAGGCCCCAAATGGAAATAGCCGACCAAGATAAAGTCGAGGACAATATTAATCACGCACGCCAATCCTACAAAATAAAGCGGTGTCTTGGAGTCGCCCAGTCCACGCAGGATACCACACACTACGTTGTACCCCACTATGAACAAAATACCTGCCGAGCATACCAGGATATAACTTTTCGTATCAGCCATTGCTTCCGCAGGCGTATGCATCAATTCGGCTATCTGCCCGTGAAACACGACCATAACCAAAGTCAGCAACACTCCTACGATTGAGAACAGCCATACGGAAGAACCGATTGTAAACGCTACTTTCCGGTTATCTTTTGCTCCGGTGGCAATAGCAATCAATACGGTTGTCCCCGTCGTTATGCCAAGGATGATACCTGTAATCGTCTGCATCACCTGGCTGCCGATAGCCACAGCCGCCACACTGGCAGAATCATCATATTGCCCCACAACAAACAAGTCCGCCCCGCCATAAAGTGCCTGAAGCACGTTGGCAATAAGAAAAGGCACTGCAAATTGCAGCAGTACCTTCGGAACACTCCCCTGTGTCAAATTCAACTCTTTCATCGTTTCTTTTCTACTCATACCTCTTATCTTAAAATGTTACAATAAAAAATAGTGCCGAACAAGCGAATGATTTACACCATTCATCTTATCCAGCACTATAATTATCTATTATAGCACCCTCCGATGAGGATTTTTATGCCTGTCTCTATTTTCGGGCTGCAAATATGGGCTTTGTTTTCATAACTACCAAATTATAGCTGCACTTTATTTTTTCAGGATACAATCGGGTATCAATGTGATACCAATTTCAACCCGATAATGGAGCAAATCAATGTGAAGATAAAGAACAACCGTCCCACACTTGCAGGTTCTTTAAAGAAGAAGATACCAATTAATACCGTGCCTGCCGCACCGATGCCTGTCCATATCGCATAAGCCGTACCGACCGGCAGCGTTCTGGTCACCTTTATCAGAAGCAGCATACTCACGCATAAGGATACCAAAAGTACGAATGACCACACATATTTCTCCATTCCGAATACCCTGTTTATCTTTCCCAGACAGAAAGTAAACACCAGCTCAAGGCAACCTGCCAAAATCAAAAGAATCCAATTCATAACATCTGTTTTTTTATTTGCAAAGGTCATGAATTTCCGGCAGCCTCTATTTTACATTTGTAAAAAAGGGATTTTACATTTGATAAAAAATCATCTTATCTTCGCCCTGATTCTGCTCAGACTGACTTGGGAGATTCCCAAATAGGAAGAGATAATTCCTAATGGTACACGTTGAAGTATGTCGGGGTAATCAGCAATCAAATCCTGATAGCGTTCCAGTGAGGTCTTGAACTGCCGCGATATAAATAGCTGTTCTGATTTGATACACTCCCTTTCGGCAAACTTCCGTCCCCAGTTGGCTATATGTATATCCGCCAGATAAAGGTCGTGTAGTTTATCGACACTCAATTCATACAGCACACTGTCTTCTAGTAGTTCTATATTCTCATATCCCGCCTGATTATTATAAAGGGTCTGCAAAGGAAAAATAGCGTCCCCTTCCTTTCCGAACCAAAATGTCACTTTCTTGTCCGATTTATAGGTATATGCATGCAACATTCCTTTCTTCATCAGATAGAATCTGGAACTTTTACGGTTTGCCAGAAACAAGTGAAAACCTTTAGGATAGGTTACTTCCGGTGCTTCATTCAACAGGGCTTCCTTGGATGCAAGCGGCAGTTTGTAGATATTGTCAATGATGTCATAGATGTCCATATCCATAGATTCTTTATTTCATTTGTTTGGCAACTCTGTTCAGTATGGAACGCATGATAGTTTTATGGAAAGGGCGAATAAAGAAGAAGTAGAATCGTCCCAGCCGGTTATTGTACTTTACAATCGTTGTAATAGCAAACATTTGTCCATCAACCTCTTTCTCTCCGCACCATAAAGACGCGTAAAATGTCAGGTGCTTATCAGGCATGCCGAAAACAATCTCATTCGGACTTCTTTCAAGAATCGTATCCGTAAAACGTATATTGACTTCCAGCCCCAACGGTTTGACGATTGCATTTCGCAGCGCCATCAATCCGTTCACCCAAGCGGGAGACTGGTTAAAGGCTATATCCATAAATACTTCGGGAGTAACCACTTTATCACTCACTATTGTTTTTGAAAAAGAATCACAGTAATCCGCCGGAAGGTAATTGGTGATGAGACTTCCCTCACATATGTTGTTTTGTACTTTCATAACTTGATGCGTTTTTTAAATAACGTAGGTTGCGAAAATAATCACTTTAAATTGATATACAATAACTTTATCTGCTTTTCTATTTGCGGAAGCGGAAGAAAGCAGGCAGGCGGTCGGGATTCAACGTGTAGCGGGCATGTTCTTTCAATAGTGGTTCGGAGTTCATCACTGCACAAGAATGGGGTACTGCCGACATCATTTCCCAATCTTTCTGCGAGTTGCCGACAATCAAAACTTGCTCTAGAGGGAAAGCTAAATCTTTACATATATGGAGTACTCCTTTCTTTTTGCCGGCTTCCTTATGTACAACTGCGATAAGGGGTGGCTTATAAAATACCTGATAAGGTTTTGCTTTTAATCGAAAAAGAATGCTCTCCCTCTGTTCTTTCTCATAAACCAGCATGCTATACTTATAGACTTGGCCTTCATAGCTATGCGCCGTTATCTTTGCAGATTCTTCGTTCACGTCCGGTAGTAATTCAACCGGTAAACATCGGCTCTGCCCGTCGTACAACAATAATCCGCCGTTTGCAAATGCTCCACCTTTAAACAGGCTAAAAAGAGTCTTTCCTAATTTTCTCCGTGCCTGTTCCATAGATAAAGAAGTAGCCAGATATAATGGGACAGATTGCGCTATATATCGTAAGGTATTAGCATAACTTTCCGGGACTTTCCCTTGTGCATCGGTCAATGTTCCGTCCACATCAAAAAAAACGGCAGTAATCAAGGACTTATCCGGTATCCGCCAAAAGGCACCTTCTCCCAGTATGTCATGCAGAGGGTGATTCGACAGGTTGCTGAAAGCAATGTAGCAGTCACAGACTTTCCGCTGACAAGAAAGCGAGGTATCCAACTTTTGATTCTGACCCGTTTTTTGATTCTGATAAAGATTGCCTATCTTCACTTTACTTCTAGGGCAGGCAAAGATGTCTCCTTTCCAGTCAATAAAGCAATTACTTCTTCCCCCTGAGCAATTCTCCCATTGAGCTGGAGCGTTTCGCAAATCATACTCGAAGAGATTATCCAATTGAGTAAAAAAACGAATATCGTCATCGCTCACCAGGGATTTTAGTCCCTGCATAGCATTAATAAACAGATAAATATCCGGCATGAGAGCATTTCTCAAATCAGCAAGTATATTTTTTGCCGACGGATTGCCGACAGCTCCGGCACAGACTTGTATTCCCGCATTATGAAGCGTATGAAGTTGCCGGACAAATTTCTCTACTGAAGTCATTTCCGGATGAAAGCTAGCCCAAATCTTTATCTTATTTATCAATTCCGGAGCAGTCCGGAGTTCGTCCAGCCATTCGTCGGCAGGAAAAGAAAGATTAGTCTGACAGGAAATTCCGGTAACTTGTGGTAATGACGCAAGCCGCATTATTCCTTCCCTATAATAGCGATGTATGAGTGCTTCCCCGTAGGGAATGACAAATAGTTGCAAAGTTTCTCCTTCCCATTGCTCAATAGCAGTAATAAAACGACTCCATGCCTGTTTGTCCTGCATTGTAGATGCAGGATGAGACTTCTTGCCGAAAGGACAATAAGAACAAGTGTAGTTACAACTATTCAATTTACCCCGATAGTATATACGTCGGACGGAAAGTAAAGAGCCTTCATTTGCCATTGTCATTTCATTCAAATATCATTTAAACTTCACTCAATTTTCATTCAATTTTCATTCAATAGGAATAAGTTTCCATTAATTGCCTGATTTCCGGAGTGATAAATAACTGACCGATATAATCGGAATAGCCAAGTCCTTCGGAAGTCAGCCGGATACGTTCTGGAGTTTCCTCTATCCAGTGCTGTTCCGCCAGTTCGCGGAACAACGGAGTCCTGTCAAGCGGCTCTCCAAAACGCCGGGTATATTCAGCCTTGTCAATCCCCATATAGTACATCAGATTCTTGATGATAAAACGTTGCTGTTGTTCTTTTGCGGAAAGGATAAATCCGTTCCGGGCTACGGTGAAATCAGTGGTTGCCATATATTCGTCTATCTCGCGGGCAATGCATTGCTGACAGACGGTATATCGGGTGGCATAGTGTAAATCACCCAAATAGCTGCGTCCGCCCGACCCGCACGAAAGCATCACTTCGTCGCCACATGAAACTTCCGCGTCAGTGGACGGATGATGAATAAAACGCCGCATGGATGTTTGCAGAAAGCCTTTTGCTTGCAATAACTCGCAGGCAGCACGATACATTCGGAAACAGACATCATCCGGTTCCCGCTCGGTAATGCCCGTACCCTGACGCACATATAGCGGATAAATAAACAGTTCGTTCGGCTGGAACCGGAGCGCTTCTTCCAGTGAATAGAGGAAACTTTCTACCGTCTGTCCCTTAATGCCATAAATCAAGTCGATATTGAAATAGGGAAAATCCATTTGACGAATGCCTTCCAACGCTTGATAAATAGTGTTTTGCCGGGGGCGCCTTTTGATAGCTTTCAGTTCTTCATCTTGAAAACTCTGTATGCCGATACTTACGCGGGCTACTCCCGCCTGTTTCAAAACATTGAGCCGCGAACGGTCTGCGTATTCCGGTGAAGTCTCTACGGAAGTAAAGGCATGGGACGGATGCACACCGAACAAAGCGGCGGTAGTCATTAGTTGTTCCAGTTGTGGGACAGTCAGCAGCAACGGAGTACCGCCGCCGATGGCAAAGCTATCAAACGTCAGTCCGGCAGTGAGCGGTGAGAGTTCTTTCGCCTGTCTGTAAAGGGCGTCCAGATAAGTGGCGATATATTCGATACGGTTCGTTTGCAGGGAGAATAAGTTGCAGTATCCGCATTTATGGCTGCAAAAAGGGATATGAAAGTAGAGTGACGCCTTTCTGCCTTCCAGTTGCTCCAAATATGGGAGCAGCGAAACCGGAGCAGGAAAAGGACGGTACGCCGTTTTATGCGGATAACTATACATATAGTCTACATATCGGGATAGAGGTTGATTCATTGTTTTGTCAGGATAAAGTGTTTGTAAGGAACCGTGTAGACTGTTTCGTGGGATATGCAGTGATATTCATAGCCGTCTTCACCGTAACAGGTTCCGTGGTCGGAAAGGGCAATCACCAGTGTGTCGGCACGCTTCTGAAAAGCTTCAAACAAACGGGGCAACTGACTGTCGATATACCTCAATGCCGCCGCGTGCGATTCCTTATCGTCTTTCGTTTTACCTTTCACATAGTGACAGTTCGGGTAATGGATAGCGGAAAAGTTGATATACATGAATATACGTTTGTCCGCAGGGTAATTCTCCAGTTTCTTCAAGGCGAAATCAATCTGATTCTCCGTACTGTCGGGAGCCGTACAGCCAAAGGTCGGCAGCCAGTAGCTTTTCGTAAAATAACCGGGAAACACACGTCCCAGTTCATTACGTTTGCTAAAGAAATTCACGCCGCCTATGCAGATTGTCTCATATCCCTTATTGGCAAGGCTCTGCACGAAAGTAGCTTCCGTAAAC
The DNA window shown above is from Bacteroides faecium and carries:
- a CDS encoding STM4011 family radical SAM protein — its product is MANEGSLLSVRRIYYRGKLNSCNYTCSYCPFGKKSHPASTMQDKQAWSRFITAIEQWEGETLQLFVIPYGEALIHRYYREGIMRLASLPQVTGISCQTNLSFPADEWLDELRTAPELINKIKIWASFHPEMTSVEKFVRQLHTLHNAGIQVCAGAVGNPSAKNILADLRNALMPDIYLFINAMQGLKSLVSDDDIRFFTQLDNLFEYDLRNAPAQWENCSGGRSNCFIDWKGDIFACPRSKVKIGNLYQNQKTGQNQKLDTSLSCQRKVCDCYIAFSNLSNHPLHDILGEGAFWRIPDKSLITAVFFDVDGTLTDAQGKVPESYANTLRYIAQSVPLYLATSLSMEQARRKLGKTLFSLFKGGAFANGGLLLYDGQSRCLPVELLPDVNEESAKITAHSYEGQVYKYSMLVYEKEQRESILFRLKAKPYQVFYKPPLIAVVHKEAGKKKGVLHICKDLAFPLEQVLIVGNSQKDWEMMSAVPHSCAVMNSEPLLKEHARYTLNPDRLPAFFRFRK
- a CDS encoding STM4012 family radical SAM protein produces the protein MNQPLSRYVDYMYSYPHKTAYRPFPAPVSLLPYLEQLEGRKASLYFHIPFCSHKCGYCNLFSLQTNRIEYIATYLDALYRQAKELSPLTAGLTFDSFAIGGGTPLLLTVPQLEQLMTTAALFGVHPSHAFTSVETSPEYADRSRLNVLKQAGVARVSIGIQSFQDEELKAIKRRPRQNTIYQALEGIRQMDFPYFNIDLIYGIKGQTVESFLYSLEEALRFQPNELFIYPLYVRQGTGITEREPDDVCFRMYRAACELLQAKGFLQTSMRRFIHHPSTDAEVSCGDEVMLSCGSGGRSYLGDLHYATRYTVCQQCIAREIDEYMATTDFTVARNGFILSAKEQQQRFIIKNLMYYMGIDKAEYTRRFGEPLDRTPLFRELAEQHWIEETPERIRLTSEGLGYSDYIGQLFITPEIRQLMETYSY
- a CDS encoding STM4013/SEN3800 family hydrolase, whose product is MQIDELPAGEQNQYPDMDMNRVVGTHDILMLCFDTLRYDVSKAEEAAGGTPVLNSHGGLWEKRHAPGNFTYPSHFAIFAGFLPSPAEPHSLRSRKWLFFPVQAGTGRIPPKGSYPFTEATFVQSLANKGYETICIGGVNFFSKRNELGRVFPGYFTKSYWLPTFGCTAPDSTENQIDFALKKLENYPADKRIFMYINFSAIHYPNCHYVKGKTKDDKESHAAALRYIDSQLPRLFEAFQKRADTLVIALSDHGTCYGEDGYEYHCISHETVYTVPYKHFILTKQ